In Cololabis saira isolate AMF1-May2022 chromosome 14, fColSai1.1, whole genome shotgun sequence, a single genomic region encodes these proteins:
- the LOC133460224 gene encoding serine-rich and transmembrane domain-containing protein 1-like — translation MSGMDVLLVDHNETGIPPVDNGTFLRFSPTSASTSAAAASSPGRQGNVFVYVWLFLGLLAFLLTLLIISLHRLKNIISSSVPDGSSEGGSSFTNMEICSISSQRSTISTLST, via the coding sequence ATGTCGGGGATGGACGTTCTGCTGGTGGATCACAACGAGACTGGAATCCCTCCGGTGGATAACGGGACTTTCCTGCGCTTCTCCCCGACGTCGGCGTCCACGTCGGCGGCCGCTGCGTCGTCTCCAGGGCGCCAGGGGAACGTGTTTGTGTACGTGTGGCTCTTCCTGGGCCTGCTGGCCTTCCTGCTCACGCTGCTCATCATCTCCCTGCACCGGCTGAAGAACATCATCTCCTCCTCCGTCCCCGACGGCAGCAGCGAGGGGGGCAGCTCCTTCACCAACATGGAGATCTGCAGCATCTCCTCCCAGAGGTCCACCATCTCCACCCTCTCCACCTGA